The following are encoded together in the Camelus ferus isolate YT-003-E chromosome 30, BCGSAC_Cfer_1.0, whole genome shotgun sequence genome:
- the LOC102517207 gene encoding LOW QUALITY PROTEIN: 26S proteasome non-ATPase regulatory subunit 8-like (The sequence of the model RefSeq protein was modified relative to this genomic sequence to represent the inferred CDS: inserted 1 base in 1 codon) translates to MVAVVSTVAGALGAVLQGTAGRYEQLKGEWNRKSPNLSKCREELGHLELVLWELNFLPTTGTKLAKPQLILAHDILDMGAHWSIQCKDIPSLECYMAQLKCYYFDYKEQLPEWAYMHQLLGLNLHFLLSQNRVAEFHTELEHLPAKDIQTNVYIQHPVSLAQYLMEGSYNRVLLAEGNIPAESYTLFIDILLGPLRNEIAGSMEKAYEKALFTEATRILXFNTPKKMMDYTKKRGGVLGINNHCSFASQQQKPEDTTTPSSEPARQVVEHAWQLEVAV, encoded by the exons ATGGTGGCGGTGGTGAGCACGGTGGCGGGTGCCTTGGGCGCAGTCCTGCAGGGCACGGCTGGCAGGTACGAGCAACTCAAGGGTGAGTGGAACCGTAAAAGCCCCAATCTTAGCAAGTGCAGGGAAGAGCTGGGCCATCTCGAGCTGGTTCTGTGGGAGCTCAACTTCCTGCCAACCACAGGGACCAAACTGGCCAAACCGCAGCTCATTCTGGCCCATGACATACTGGACATGGGGGCCCACTGGAGCATCCAATGCAAAGACATCCCCTCCCTCGAGTGTTACATGGCCCAGCTCAAATGCTACTACTTCGATTACAAGGAGCAGCTCCCCGAGTGGGCCTACATGCACCAGCTCTTGGGCTTAAACCTCCACTTCCTGCTGTCCCAGAACCGAGTGGCTGAGTTCCACACAGAGTTGGAGCACCTGCCTGCCAAGGACATCCAGACCAACGTATACATCCAGCATCCGGTGTCCCTGGCGCAATACCTGATGGAGGGCAGCTACAACAGGGTGCTCCTGGCCGAAGGCAACATCCCTGCCGAGAGCTATACCCTCTTCATCGACATCCTGCTTGGCCCTCTCAGGAACGAGATCGCTGGGAGCATGGAGAAGGCCTATGAAAAAGCCCTCTTCACTGAGGCCACCCGGATCC ACTTCAACACACCCAAGAAGATGATGGACTACACCAAGAAGCGAGGGGGGGTCCTGGGCATCAACAACCACTGCAGCTTTGCCAGCCAGCAGCAAAAGCCGGAAGAtaccaccaccccctcctcggAGCCGGCCAGGCAGGTGGTTGAGCACGCCTGGCAGCTGGAGGTGGCCGTCTGA